The Parambassis ranga chromosome 1, fParRan2.1, whole genome shotgun sequence genome includes a region encoding these proteins:
- the htt gene encoding huntingtin isoform X7 has product MATMEKLMKAFESLKSFQQQQGPPTAEELVQRQKKEQATTKKDRVTHCLTICENIVAQSVSSGNRTSPEFQKLLGIAMEMFLLCSDDSESDVRMVADECLNKIIKALMDSNLPRLQLELYKEIKKNGASRSLRAALWRFAELAHLIRPQKCRPYLVNLLPCLTRITKRQEETVQETLAAAMPKIMAALGHFANDSEIKVLLKSFVANLKSSSPTIRRTAASSAVSVCQHSRRTSYFYTWLLNVLLGLLVPVDEEHASHLILGVLLTLRYLMPQLQQQVNTTSLKGSFGVMRKEADVQPTPEQLLQVYELTLHYTQHWDHNVVTAALELLQQMFRTPPPELLHMLITAGSISHATVFRQDAENRARSGSILEFIAGGGSSCSPLILRKQRGKMLSGEEDGLEDDPERAEVPTGAFTASVVGADGSSAAQVDIITEQPRSSQHTLQPGDSVDLSASSEQGGGGGGTSASGTPESPNDNEEEMLSRSSSGGANVTPETADYTTPENATPEGGPLGEGGTLLGTNDRSLPPSDSSQTTTEGPDSAVTPSDVAELVLDGSESQYSGMQIGTLQDEEEEGAPSSSQEEPPEPFLQSALALSKPHLFEGRGHNRQGSDSSVDRFIPKEEPAEPEPDNKPSRIKGPIGHYTDQGMEPLVHCVRLLSASFLLTGQKKGLIPDKEVRVSVKALAVSCVGAAAALHPEAFFNSLYLEPLDGIPVEEQQYISDVLGLIDHGDPQIRGATAILCGAIMQAALTKSRYNIHTWLASVQSATGNPLSLVDLVPLLQKTLKDESSVTCKMACYAVRHCIMTVCSSTLSELGLQLVVDLLSLRDSSYWLVRTELLETLAEMDFRLVNFLERKTETLHTGDHHYTGRLRLQERVLNDVVIFLLGDDDPRVRHVAASAVSRLVSRLFYDCDQGQVDPVVAIARDQCSVYLQLLMHETLPPSQFTVSTITRTYRGYSLSNAVSDVTLENNLSRVVSAVSHAFTSSTSRALTFGCCEALCFLASNFPVGTWSTGWHCGYVSSSNNYFSRSSLNRSRGRALSLSHSSSASASSNTTSSAPDTERRTLTVGMANMVLSLLSSAWFPLDLSAHQDALMLSGNLLAAVAPKCMRNPWAGEEEGSSGNTSSGTNKMEEPWASLSERSLVSMVEQLFSHLLKILNICAHVLDDTPPGPAVKAALPSLSNTPSLSPIRRKGKEKEATEPSTAPMSPKKSNEVNTGRPGDGTGSTAVNKSTTFGSFYHLPPYLKLYDVLKATHANYKVTLDLHSSQEKFGSFLRATLDVLSQLLELATLNDIGKCVEEILGYLKSCFSREPTMATVCVQQLLKTLFGTNLSSQYEGVLSGPSRSQGKALRLGSSSLRPGLYHYCFMAPYTHFTQALADASLRNMVQAEQEQDTSGWFDVMQKASNQLRSNIANATRHRGDKNAIHNHIRLFEPLVIKALKQYTTSTSVALQRQVLDLLAQLVQLRVNYCLLDSDQVFIGFVLKQFEYIELGQFRDSEAIIPNIFFFLVLLSYERYHSKQIISIPKIIQLCDGIMASGRKAVTHAIPALQPIVHDLFVLRGSNKADAGKELDTQKEVVVSMLLRLVQYHQVLEMFILVLQQCHKESEDKWKRLSRQIADVILPMIAKQQMHLDSPEALGVLNTLFETVAPSSLRPVDMLLKSMFTIPATMTSVATVQLWVSGILAVLRVLVSQSTEDIVLSRIHELSLSPHLLSCHTIRRLHQQSPSPIGPPTTDVLGNQEANGEAQKAPPEETFARFLLQLVGVLLDDISTRRVKVDITEQQHTFYCQQLGTLLMCLIHVFKSGMFRRITAAASHLLKCDNSGQTDTEAALFYPLEELNSMVQCLITTHPSLVLLWCQVLLIINYTNYSWWAEVHQTPKRHSLSCTKLLSPHSSGEGEEDKPESRLAMVNREIVRRGALILFCDYVCQNLHDSEHLTWLIVNHVRDLINLSHEPPVQDFISAVHRNSAASGLFIQAIQSRCDNLTTPTMLKKTLQCLEGIHLSQSGSLLMLYVDKLLNTPFRVLARMVDTLACRRVEMLLAETLQNSIAQLPVEELDRIQEYLQNSGLAQRHQRFYSLLDRFRATVADTSSPTPPVTTHPLDGDPPPAPELVIADKEWYVALVKSQCCLRGDVSLLETTELLTKLPPDDLFNVMSCKEFNLSLLCPCLSMGVQRLARGQGSLLLETALQVTLEQLAGVTGSLPVPHKSFLPPPQPQPYWEQLGDVFDEPGFYTRVLSLCRALSQYLLSMSQLPSSLHIPTEKEHLITAFTCTATEVIVWRLLQNQLPLSVDLQWALSCLCLALQQPCVWNKLSTPEYSTHTCSLIYSLRLIIIAVAVSPGDQLLYPEKKKKAKGERDAEEDQVDSAHAGHMCEWQACEIMAELVEGLQSILSLGHHRNSSIPAFLTPTLRNIVISLSRLPLVNSYTRVPPLVWKLGWSPQPGGEFSTTLPEIPVDFLQEKDVFREFLYRINTLGWSSRTQFEETWATLLGVLVTQPITMDQEEETQQEEDLERTQLNVLAVQAITSLVLSAMTLPTAGNPAVSCLEQQPRNKSLKALETRFGRKLAVIRGEVEREIQALVSKRDNVHTYHPYHAWDPVPSLSAASAAGTLISHEKLLLQINTEREMGNMDYKLGQVSIHSVWLGNNITPLREEEWGEDEEDEADTPAPTSPPLSPINSRKHRAGVDIHSCSQFLLELYSQWLIPGSPSNRRTPTILISEVVRSLLAVSDLFTERNQFDMMFSTLMELQKLHPPEDEILNQYLVPAICKAAAVLGMDKVIAEPVCRLLETTLRSTHLPSRMGALHGVLYVLECDLLDDTAKQLIPTVSEYLLSNLRAIAHCVNLHNQQHVLVMCAVAFYMMENYPLDVGAEFMAGVIQLCGVMVSASEDSTPSVIYHCVIRGLERLLLSEQLSRVDGEALVKLSVDRVNMPSPHRAMAALGLMLTCMYTAVLASGSDATGVRGQVDSSSAVAEAVGITAGHVGFSSGKEKASPASRPAHSDPQAPDSESIIVAMERVSVLFDRIRKGLPSEARVVSRILPQFLDDFFPPQDVMNKVIGEFLSNQQPYPQFMATVVYKVFQTLHATGQSSMVRDWVLLSLSNFTQRTPVAMAMWSLSCFFVSASTSQWISALLPHVISRMGSSEVVDVNLFCLVAMDFYRHQIDEELDRRAFQSVFETVASPGSPYHQLLGCLQSIHQDTSL; this is encoded by the exons GAAAAAGGAACAAGCTACCACAAAGAAGGACAGGGTGACCCATTGCCTGACAATATGCGAAAACATTGTGGCTCAGTCAGTGAG TTCGGGGAACAGAACGTCTCCAGAGTTTCAGAAACTGCTCGGCATCGCCATGGAGATGTTCCTGCTCTGTAGTGATGACAGCGAATCAGATGTCCGGATGGTAGCCGACGAGTGCCTGAATAAAATCATCAAA gcACTGATGGACTCCAACTTGCCTCGACTTCAGCTGGAGCTGTACAAAGAAATCAAAAAG AATGGTGCCTCTCGGAGTTTGAGGGCAGCTTTGTGGCGGTTTGCTGAGCTTGCCCACCTCATCAGACCACAGAAATGCAG ACCATACCTGGTCAATCTGCTGCCGTGCCTCACCCGGATCACCAAGAGGCAGGAGGAGACAGTGCAGGAGACACTAGCTGCAGCAATGCCCAAAATCATGGCAGCCTTGGGTCACTTTGCCAATGATAGTGAGATCAAG GTGCTGCTAAAGTCTTTCGTAGCTAACCTGAAGTCCAGCTCCCCAACCATTCGACGGACAGCGGCCAgttcagctgtcagtgtgtgccaACACTCCAGACGCACCAGTTACTTTTACACCTGGCTCCTTAATGTGTTGCTGG GTCTGCTGGTTCCTGTGGATGAAGAACATGCCAGCCACCTAATTCTGGGTGTCCTATTAACGCTTCGTTACCTGAtgcctcagctgcagcagcaagtCAACACCACCAGCCTCAAAGGAAGTTTTGGGGTCATGAGAAAGGAGGCTGATGTCCAGCCAACACCTGAACAACTTCTACAG gTGTACGAGCTGACGCTGCACTACACTCAGCATTGGGATCACAATGTGGTCACAGCTGCACTGGAActcctgcagcagatgtttAGGACTCCACCACCAGAGCTGCTGCACATGCTCATCACCGCTGGCAGCATTTCACATGCTACCGTGTTTCGCCAGGACGCTGAGAACCGGGCTCGTTCTGGCAGCATCCTTGAGTTCATTG CAGGGGGAGGGTCTTCCTGCAGCCCACTCATTCTCAGGAAACAGAGAG GTAAAATGCTTTCTGGGGAGGAGGATGGGTTGGAAGATGACCCTGAAAGGGCTGAGGTCCCTACGGGTGCCTTCACAG CATCAGTTGTGGGTGCTGACGGCTCCTCTGCAGCCCAGGTGGACATCATCACAGAGCAGCCACGCTCCTCCCAGCACACTCTACAGCCTGGTGATTCTGTGGATCTCAGTGCCTCCTCAGAGCAAGGAGGCGGTGGAGGCGGCACATCTGCATCAGGCACTCCTGAGTCACCCAATGACAACGAGGAGGAAATGCTGAGTCGGAGCTCCAGTGGCGGGGCCAATGTTACCCCAGAAACGGCCGACTACACCACACCTGAGAACGCTACTCCAGAGGGTGGGCCCTTGGGAGAAGGCGGGACGCTGCTAGGCACTAATGATCGCTCTCTTCCACCCAGCGACTCCTCACAGACCACCACAGAGGGACCGGACTCGGCTGTCACTCCATCGGATGTAGCAGAACtg GTTCTGGATGGCAGCGAGAGTCAGTACTCTGGGATGCAGATTGGAACACtacaggatgaagaagaggaaggagcgCCATCTTCATCCCAAGAAGAACCCCCAGAACCATTTCTGCAGTCAGCACTTG CTCTGAGCAAGCCTCATTTGTTTGAAGGCCGAGGTCACAACCGGCAGGGTTCAGACAGCAGCGTGGATCGCTTCATACCAAAGGAAGAACCTGCTGAACCCGAACCTGACAATAAG CCATCACGAATAAAGGGTCCAATTGGCCACTACACTGACCAGGGAATGGAGCCACTAGTGCACTGTGTACGACTCCTTTCTGCTTCCTTTCTGCTGACAGGACAAAAAAAGG GTCTGATTCCTGACAAAGAGgtgcgtgtgagtgtgaaagCCTTGGCGGTCAGCTGtgttggtgcagcagcagcactgcatcCTGAAGCCTTCTTTAATTCCCTTTACTTGGAGCCGCTGGACGGCATTCCAGTGGAAG AGCAGCAATATATCAGTGATGTCCTGGGCCTCATTGACCATGGAGACCCTCAGATCAGAGGAGCCACAGCCATCCTCTGTGGAGCCATCATGCAGGCTGCCCTCACCAAATCACGCTACAACATACACACCTGGCTGGCCAGTGTGCAGAGTGCAACAG GTAACCCCCTGTCCCTGGTGGACTTGGTGCCTTTGCTCCAGAAAACGCTTAAAGACGAATCCTCCGTCACCTGTAAGATGGCGTGCTATGCAGTGAGG cactGCATTATGACAGTGTGCAGTAGCACCCTGAGTGAGCTTGGCCTGCAGTTGGTGGTAGACCTGTTATCCCTCAGAGACTCTTCTTATTGGCTTGTTCGTACTGAGCTCCTGGAAACTTTGGCTGAGATGGACTTCCG aTTAGTTAATTTCTTGGAGAGGAAAACTGAGACTTTACACACAGGTGACCACCATTACACAGGG CGGCTGCGGCTGCAAGAGAGGGTCCTGAATGATGTGGTCATATTTCTGTTGGGAGATGATGATCCAAGAGTACGGCATGTGGCCGCCTCAGCTGTCAGCAG GCTCGTCTCCAGGTTGTTCTATGACTGTGACCAGGGCCAGGTGGACCCAGTGGTGGCAATAGCTCGTGACCAGTGTTCAGTCTACCTGCAGCTTCTCATGCATGAAACACTGCCCCCCTCCCAGTTTACCGTTAGCACAATCACGag GACGTACCGAGGCTACAGCCTCTCCAACGCCGTGTCTGATGTCACATTGGAAAACAACTTGTCCAGAGTTGTTAGTGCCGTTTCCCATGCTTTCACCTCATCTACCTCCAGAGCCCTAACG TTTGGTTGCTGCGAGGCCTTGTGCTTCCTGGCTTCAAATTTTCCTGTGGGCACTTGGAGCACAGGCTGGCACTGTGGCTACGTTAGTTCCAGTAACAACTATTTTTCCCGTTCTAGTCTTAACCGCAGCAGGGGCAGGGCCCTCAG tttgTCACATTCCAGCAGTGCTTCAGCCTCCTCAAACACCACCTCATCTGCACCAGACACTGAGCGCAGGACTCTGACTGTAGGGATGGCCAACATGGTGCTCTCCTTACTGTCTTCTGCCTGGTTTCCATTGGATCTCTCTGCACATCAAGATGCACTCATGCTTTCTGGCAATCTGCTTGCTG CTGTGGCTCCTAAATGCATGCGCAACCCCTGggctggagaggaggaaggcagcAGTGGAAACACTAGTTCAGGAACGAATAAGATGGAGGAACCCTGGGCGTCATTGTCAGAACGCTCCCTGGTGTCCATGGTGGAGCAGCTCTTCTCTCACCTGCTAAAGATCCTCAACATCTGTGCTCATGTGCTTGATGATACACCACCAGGGCCGGCAGTTAAG GCTGCACTCCCATCCTTGAGCAACACCCCTTCTCTTAGTCCCATTCGCAGGAAAGGCAAAGAGAAGGAGGCCACTGAGCCCAGCACTGCCCCTATGAGCCCAAAGAAAAGCAATGAGGTCAACACAG GCAGGCCAGGAGATGGTACAGGGTCTACAGCTGTCAACAAATCCACCACTTTTGGTAGTTTCTACCACCTGCCACCCTACCTCAAGCTCTATGATGTGCTGAAAGCAACACATGCCAACTACAAG GTCACCTTGGACCTCCACAGTAGCCAGGAGAAGTTTGGAAGCTTCCTGCGTGCAACTTTAGATGTTCTgtctcagctgctggagcttgCCACACTAAATGACATTGGCAAG tgtgtgGAGGAAATTTTGGGTTATCTCAAGTCCTGCTTCTCCAGAGAACCAACTATGGCTACTGTTTGTGTACAACAG CTGTTGAAGACCTTGTTCGGGACCAACCTGTCCTCTCAGTATGAGGGCGTCTTGAGTGGACCCAGCCGTTCCCAAGGCAAGGCTCTCCGTCTTGGCTCTTCTAGCCTGCGACCAGGCCTCTACCACTACTGCTTCATGGCTCCGTACACACACTTCACCCAGGCCCTCGCTGATGCTAGTCTCCGTAACATGGTGCAGGCTGAGCAGGAGCAGGACACCTCTGG ATGGTTTGATGTGATGCAAAAGGCATCTAATCAGCTGAGGTCCAACATCGCAAACGCAACACGTCACAGAGGAGACAAG aaTGCCATCCACAACCACATTCGACTCTTTGAGCCGCTGGTGATCAAAGCTTTGAAGCAGTACACCACCAGCACCTCTGTGGCCCTCCAGAGACAGGTGCTGGACCTGCTCGCCCAGCTTGTGCAGCTCAGAGTCAACTACTGCCTACTGGATTCAGATCAG GTGTTCATAGGGTTTGTCCTAAAGCAGTTCGAGTACATTGAATTGGGACAGTTCAG agactctgagGCCATCATTCCCAACATCTTTTTCTTCCTGGTGTTGTTGTCGTATGAGCGCTACCACTCCAAGCAGATTATCAGCATCCCCAAAATAATCCAGCTGTGCGATGGCATCATGGCAAGTGGCCGGAAAGCCGTCACACATG CCATCCCAGCCTTGCAGCCAATAGTTCATGACCTTTTTGTCTTGAGAGGATCAAACAAAGCAGATGCAGGGAAAGAGCTGGATACACAGAAAGAGGTGGTGGTCTCCATGCTGCTTAGACTTGTCCAGTACCATCAG GTGTTGGAGATGTTCATCCTTGTACTGCAGCAGTGTCACAAAGAGAGTGAAGACAAGTGGAAGAGGTTATCAAGGCAGATCGCAGATGTCATATTGCCCATGATTGCAAAGCAACAG atgcatctggactccccggagGCATTAGGAGTGTTGAACACACTGTTTGAGACTGTGGCGCCATCCTCTCTCAGACCTGTAGACATGCTGCTAAAGAGTATGTTCACCATCCCTGCCACCATG ACCTCTGTAGCTACAGTCCAGCTGTGGGTGTCTGGTATCCTAGCGGTCCTCAGGGTACTAGTCTCTCAGTCCACTGAAGACATTGTCCTGTCTCGGATCCACGAACTATCCCTTTCCCCTCACCTCCTGTCCTGCCACACTATCCGCCGCCTGCACCAACAGAGTCCCTCCCCTATTGGACCACCTACTACTGATGTGCTTGGCAACCAGGAAGCTAATGGTGAGGCTCAAAAGGCTCCACCTGAGGAAACCTTTGCCAG GTTTCTCCTCCAGCTGGTGGGTGTGCTACTGGATGACATTTCAACGAGGCGGGTAAAAGTGGACATTACTGAGCAGCAACACACCTTCTACTGCCAGCAGCTGGGCACACTGCTCATGTGCCTCATACATGTCTTCAAAAGCG GAATGTTTCGCAGGATCACAGCTGCTGCCAGTCATCTGCTGAAGTGTGATAATAGTGGACAGACTGACACTGAGGCCGCACTCTTCTACCCCTTAGAGGAACTGAACAGCATGGTGCAGTGCCTCATCACCACCCATCCCTCCCTGGTCCTCCTCTGGTGCCAGGTCCTTCTCATCATCAACTACACAAACTACTCCTGGTGGGCTGAGGTCCATCAGACACCCAA AAGACACAGCCTCTCGTGCACAAAGCTGCTGAGTCCTCATTCCTCAGGGGAAGGCGAAGAGGACAAGCCTGAGTCCCGGTTAGCAATGGTCAACCGGGAGATTGTACGCAGGGGAGCCTTGATCCTCTTCTGTGACTATGTG tGTCAGAACCTCCATGACTCTGAGCATCTGACATGGCTGATTGTTAACCACGTACGTGACCTCATCAATCTTTCCCATGAGCCTCCAGTGCAGGATTTTATCAGTGCCGTCCACCGCAACTCAGCTGCCAGTGGCCTCTTCATTCAGGCCATCCAGTCCCGCTGTGACAACCTCACTACT CCCACCATGTTAAAGAAGACTTTACAGTGTTTGGAAGGCATCCACCTTAGTCAGTCTGGATCTTTGCTGATGCTCTATGTGGACAAGCTGCTCAATACACCCTTCAGGGTTTTGGCTCGAATGGTAGACACACTGGCATGTCGCAGAGTGGAGATGTTGCTGGCTGAGACTCTACAG AATAGTATAGCCCAGCTGCCTGTGGAGGAACTGGACAGGATCCAAGAATACCTCCAGAACAGTGGCTTGGCCCAGAG GCATCAGAGGTTCTACTCCCTGCTGGACAGGTTTAGGGCCACTGTTGCTGACACCAGCAGCCCGACCCCTCCAGTAACAACACACCCATTAGATGGTGATCCGCCCCCTGCCCCTGAACTGGTCATAGCAGATAAG GAGTGGTATGTGGCTCTGGTGAAGTCTCAGTGCTGTCTTCGTGGAGATGTTTCCCTGTTAGAGACGACAGAACTTCTTACTAAACTACCTCCTGATGATCTTTTCAACGTCATGAGCTGCAAG GAATTTAACCTAAGCCTGTTGTGTCCGTGCCTGAGTATGGGAGTGCAGAGGTTAGCAAGGGGGCAAGGATCACTTTTGTTGGAAACAGCCTTGCAGGTAACCCTCGAGCAGCTAGCAGGGGTCACTGGGTCACTTCCTGTTCCACACAAGTCTTTCCTGCCACCGCCACAACCCCAGCCCTACTGGGAACAGCTGGGAGATGTGTTTG ATGAGCCAGGGTTCTATACCAGGGTATTGTCGCTCTGCAGAGCCCTGTCCCAGTATCTGCTGAGCATGAGCCAGCTGCCTTCCTCACTACATATTCCCACTGAAAAGGAGCACCTCATTACTGCTTTCACCTGCACTGCCACTGAG GTCATAGTGTGGCGTCTGCTCCAGAACCAGTTACCGCTGAGTGTGGACCTGCAGTGggctctgtcctgtctgtgtctggccTTGCAGCAGCCCTGTGTGTGGAACAAGCTCTCCACTCCCGAGTActccacacacacctgctctctCATCTACAGCCTGCGGCTCATTATTATTGCAG TGGCTGTGAGTCCTGGTGACCAGCTGTTGTatccagagaagaaaaaaaaagcaaaaggagaaagagatgCTGAAGAAGACCAAGTGGACTCCGCACATGCCGGCC ACATGTGCGAGTGGCAAGCATGTGAGATCATGGCAGAGCTGGTGGAAGGCCTGCAGAGCATCCTTTCCCtgggtcaccatagaaacagcAGTATCCCTGCTTTTCTCACACCAACATTACGCAACATTGTCATCAGTTTGTCCCGGCTGCCTCTGGTCAACAGCTATACGCGAGTGCCTCCACTG GTTTGGAAACTGGGCTGGTCCCCACAGCCAGGAGGAGAGTTCAGCACAACACTGCCTGAGATCCCTGTGGACTTCCTGCAGGAAAAGGACGTCTTCAGGGAGTTTCTCTATCGCATCAACACACTgg ggtggagcagcaggactCAGTTTGAGGAGACATGGGCCACTCTCCTGGGGGTGCTGGTCACCCAACCCATCACCAtggaccaggaggaggagacgcaGCAGGAG GAGGACTTGGAGCGTACCCAATTGAATGTGTTAGCAGTGCAGGCCATCACCAGCCTGGTGCTGAGTGCCATGACCCTGCCCACTGCTGGAAACCCTGCAGTCAGCTGTCTGGAACAGCAGCCTCGCAACAAGAGCCTCAAAGCGCTGGAAACACG GTTTGGGAGGAAGCTTGCAGTGATCAGGGGAGAGGTGGAAAGAGAGATTCAAGCTCTTGTGTCAAAGAGAGACAATGTTCATACATACCATCCATACCATGCCTGGGACCCTGTGCCCTCACTGTCAGCAGCTTCTGCAG cagGGACCTTAATCAGCCATGAGAAACTGCTCCTTCAGATCAACACAGAGAGGGAAATGGGAAACATGGATTACAAACTGGGGCAG GTCTCTATTCATTCTGTGTGGTTGGGTAACAACATCACTcctctgagggaggaagagtggggtgaggatgaagaagatgaagcaGACACTCCAGCACCCACCTCCCCACCCTTATCTCCAATAAACTCGAG GAAGCACCGTGCAGGTGTGGATATTCATTCATGTTCCCAGTTTCTCCTGGAGCTCTACAGCCAGTGGTTGATTCCTGGCTCCCCAAGTAACAGGAGGACCCCAACTATCCTCATCAGTGAAGTGGTTCGATCG CTGCTGGCAGTGTCGGACTTGTTCACAGAGAGGAACCAGTTTGACATGATGTTCTCCACCCTCATGGAACTGCAGAAGCTCCACCCACCAGAGGATGAGATCCTGAATCAGTACCTGGTGCCGGCCATCTGCAAGGCTGCGGCTGTGTTAGGCATG GACAAAGTGATAGCCGAGCCTGTGTGTCGCTTGTTGGAGACGACCCTGCGTAGCACCCACCTGCCCAGCCGCATGGGGGCCCTGCATGGGGTGCTGTATGTGTTGGAGTGTGACCTCTTGGATGATACAGCTAAACAGCTCATCCCCACTGTCTCTGAGTACCTGCTGTCCAACCTAAGAGCTATTGCTCA ctgtgtgaaccTGCATAACCAGCAGCATGTATTAGTGATGTGTGCAGTGGCTTTCTACATGATGGAGAACTATCCTCTAGATGTAGGAGCTGAGTTTATGGCTGGAGTTATACAG TTATGTGGCGTGATGGTGTCAGCCAGCGAGGACTCCACTCCCTCGGTCATCTATCACTGTGTGATTCGTGGTCTGGAGCGCCTcctgctgtcagagcagctgtCGCGTGTGGACGGAGAGGCGTTGGTCAAACTCAGCGTGGATCGAGTCAACATGCCGTCACCTCACAGAGCCATGGCTGCCCTGGGCCTCATGCTCACTTGCATGTACACTG CGGTGCTTGCGTCGGGTTCAGACGCGACAGGGGTTAGAGGTCAGGTTgactcttcctctgctgtagCGGAGGCGGTGGGCATCACGGCGGGTCATGTTGGTTTCTCCTCAGGCAAGGAGAAAGCCAGCCCTGCAAGCCGCCCCGCACACTCTGACCCTCAGGCCCCGGACAGCGAGTCAATCATTGTTGCCATGGAGAGGGTCTCTGTGCTCTTCGacag GATTAGGAAAGGTTTACCCAGCGAGGCTCGAGTGGTGTCCAGGATTCTGCCCCAGTTCCTGGACGACTTCTTTCCACCACAGGATGTCATGAACAAGGTCATCGGAGAGTTCCtgtccaatcagcagccgtACCCACAATTCATGGCCACCGTTGTCTACAAG GTTTTCCAGACTCTGCATGCTACAGGCCAGTCATCTATGGTGCGAGACTGGGTGCTGTTATCTCTGTCCAACTTCACTCAGAGGACACCGGTGGCCATGGCCATGTGGAGCCTCTCCTGCTTCTTTGTCTCTGCGTCCACCTCCCAGTGGATCTCGGCTCT GCTGCCACACGTAATCAGCCGAATGGGCTCCAGTGAGGTGGTGGACGTCAACCTGTTCTGCTTGGTGGCGATGGATTTCTACCGGCACCAGATTGACGAGGAGCTGGATCGCAGGGCTTTCCAGTCCGTCTTTGAGACCGTGGCCTCGCCAGGCAGCCCCTATCACCAGCTGCTGGGCTGTCTGCAGTCAATCCACCAGGACACATCACTCTGA